From Nitrobacter sp. NHB1, a single genomic window includes:
- the kaiC gene encoding circadian clock protein KaiC: protein MSTPHGISKSLTGIDGFDDLTLGGVPTGRPTLVCGSAGCGKTLFATTFLTHGAREYGEPGVFVTFEERPGDIVSNVASLGFALHKLVDDQKIAFEHITLERSELEEAGDYDLEGLFLRIEEAIDSIGAKRIVLDTIESLFSAFSNQAILRAEIRRLFDWLKDKGMTTVITAERGDGSLTRQGLEEYVSDCVILLDHRVQNQASTRRLRIVKYRGTAHGTNEYPFLIDQDGFSVLPVSSLGLNHKVFEDRISSGIADLDDMLAGGGFHRASSVLISGVAGSGKSSVAASFANAACAAGERALLFSFEESADQSVRNMKSLGIDLGRWIKSDKLRFIAARPTFYSLEMHLAVMLREVTRFDPSLVVLDPISSFLESGDRMEVQSMLLRVIDFLKSHGVTAIFTHLMHGQDEKVQTDAGLSSLMDAWILLLNREVSGEFNRELYLLKARGLSHSNQVREFVMSDDGIKLVPPYLGESGALTGTARRNEEAKSRRAEVRRRADVSRVQQQIQQKRRRAKAQMEALQAELDADEIELKAITDDEGEYLRQAVDDKADLQRSRKS, encoded by the coding sequence ATGTCTACGCCCCATGGCATTTCCAAATCCCTTACCGGGATTGACGGCTTCGACGACCTCACACTAGGCGGTGTTCCGACCGGACGCCCAACCCTGGTCTGCGGTTCAGCCGGCTGTGGCAAGACGCTCTTCGCGACAACGTTTCTCACCCACGGCGCGCGCGAATATGGCGAGCCTGGCGTTTTCGTCACTTTCGAGGAACGTCCGGGAGACATCGTCAGCAATGTCGCCTCGTTGGGCTTTGCGCTCCACAAGCTGGTGGACGATCAAAAGATCGCTTTCGAACATATCACTTTGGAGCGCTCAGAACTTGAGGAGGCTGGCGACTATGATCTGGAAGGTCTCTTCCTCCGGATTGAGGAAGCTATCGATTCAATTGGCGCCAAGCGAATCGTGCTGGACACGATCGAGAGTTTGTTCTCGGCCTTTTCCAACCAAGCGATTTTGCGCGCCGAAATTCGCCGATTGTTCGACTGGCTGAAAGACAAGGGAATGACGACGGTCATTACCGCAGAACGTGGTGATGGCTCGCTCACGCGGCAGGGGTTGGAAGAATACGTCTCAGACTGCGTGATTTTGCTTGATCACCGAGTCCAGAACCAGGCTTCGACGCGACGCCTTCGCATCGTGAAGTATCGCGGCACCGCGCACGGCACGAATGAATATCCATTCCTCATCGATCAGGATGGCTTCAGCGTCCTGCCCGTGTCTTCCCTTGGCTTGAATCACAAAGTTTTCGAGGATCGGATTTCCTCCGGGATTGCGGACCTCGACGACATGCTGGCAGGCGGCGGTTTCCACCGGGCATCCAGCGTACTTATCTCTGGCGTCGCCGGCTCCGGTAAATCATCGGTCGCTGCAAGCTTTGCAAACGCCGCTTGTGCTGCCGGCGAGCGCGCTCTGCTTTTTTCCTTCGAGGAATCCGCCGATCAATCCGTCAGAAATATGAAGTCCCTTGGGATCGATCTTGGCCGATGGATCAAATCGGATAAACTTCGATTCATTGCCGCGAGGCCGACATTCTATAGCCTTGAAATGCATCTGGCCGTGATGTTGCGCGAGGTAACCAGGTTCGATCCAAGCCTCGTGGTTCTCGATCCGATCTCCTCATTCCTCGAAAGCGGCGATCGCATGGAAGTTCAATCCATGCTGCTGCGTGTGATCGATTTTCTGAAAAGCCACGGCGTGACCGCGATATTCACCCATCTCATGCACGGCCAGGATGAGAAGGTGCAGACTGACGCGGGCCTTTCGTCCCTTATGGATGCCTGGATTCTTTTGCTCAACCGTGAAGTCAGCGGAGAGTTCAATCGCGAACTCTATCTGCTCAAGGCGCGCGGCTTGTCGCATTCGAATCAAGTCCGCGAATTCGTCATGAGCGACGATGGTATCAAGCTCGTGCCCCCATATCTCGGAGAAAGCGGTGCCCTGACCGGCACCGCCCGCAGGAATGAAGAAGCCAAGTCCCGGCGGGCTGAAGTGCGCCGCCGCGCAGATGTGTCGCGGGTCCAGCAGCAAATTCAGCAAAAGCGGCGGCGTGCCAAGGCTCAAATGGAGGCTTTGCAGGCAGAACTCGATGCGGACGAGATAGAGCTCAAAGCGATCACAGACGATGAAGGCGAATACCTTCGCCAAGCGGTGGATGACAAGGCTGACCTTCAGAGGAGTCGCAAATCCTAG
- a CDS encoding circadian clock KaiB family protein, with translation MAPRKLLLYVAGQTPKSLAAITNLERICAEHLPGQYTVEVIDLRQNPKLAREHSIVAIPTLVRELPVPLRKLIGDLSDTHKVLVNLKISDSV, from the coding sequence ATGGCTCCTCGCAAACTCCTTCTGTATGTGGCGGGACAGACGCCGAAATCTCTTGCCGCGATTACCAATCTGGAACGCATATGTGCTGAGCATCTCCCCGGTCAGTACACGGTAGAGGTGATCGATCTGCGGCAGAACCCAAAGCTCGCACGCGAACACAGCATTGTAGCAATCCCAACTCTTGTGCGCGAACTGCCGGTTCCTCTGCGCAAGCTCATCGGCGATCTTTCCGACACTCACAAAGTGTTGGTGAATCTCAAGATCAGCGACAGCGTATGA
- a CDS encoding sensor histidine kinase — MTPDPSSDKDLQIADLRRRLAEAEETVRAIRENEVDALVMRGHVDDEIFTIGGDHDSYRAFMEVMEPGAAALDGCGRVLYANSTLTRLLDISLAQLQGKLLVDAFTADTGKDIGRLLKQAHTTRQSCEIQLPRGEEVDLHFIAMASPLQIGTSRGHAVTFANVTERVLNEGAEQSEHAARAVIASANEAVLVCDRDGVVTHANAAASIVYDGNPIGKIFAEIIPLLFRDSTGLLQADDIIEMVIAGTPLRGIEAIASNAPKVKDYLVSAAPLRVAGDRISGAVVTMVDLSQRKAAEKQQILLMRELDHRVKNTLTLVASISNRTASNSDTVEAFQKAFSGRIQALAATHTLLLGNSWSSLKLGDIVMTELAPYIESTKEQVTVEGLNIAVTPHGAIAFGLIVHELTTNAVKYGALSQEGGHVTVRAVGRDSEKNGAFVLEWRESGGPRVTRPERKGFGHTVVERSLQYSGGGAEFDFDPAGVICRIAIPSEELS, encoded by the coding sequence ATGACCCCGGATCCGTCCTCAGACAAAGACCTTCAGATCGCCGACCTTCGACGCAGGCTCGCCGAGGCGGAGGAAACGGTGCGAGCTATTCGCGAGAATGAGGTCGATGCGCTGGTGATGCGCGGGCACGTGGACGACGAGATTTTCACCATCGGGGGAGACCACGATTCCTACCGGGCATTCATGGAAGTTATGGAGCCAGGCGCTGCTGCGCTCGACGGGTGTGGGCGGGTACTTTACGCCAACAGCACACTTACGCGACTGCTCGACATCTCACTCGCTCAATTGCAGGGAAAGTTATTGGTGGACGCCTTTACGGCCGACACCGGCAAAGATATTGGGCGCCTGCTTAAACAAGCACACACGACCCGACAAAGTTGCGAAATTCAATTGCCGCGGGGCGAAGAGGTCGATCTTCACTTTATTGCGATGGCGAGCCCATTGCAGATCGGCACGAGCCGAGGCCATGCCGTAACCTTTGCCAATGTGACAGAGCGGGTTCTTAATGAGGGCGCTGAGCAGAGTGAACATGCCGCTCGCGCGGTCATTGCCTCAGCCAACGAAGCTGTTCTAGTGTGCGATCGCGACGGAGTTGTTACCCACGCCAACGCCGCGGCCAGCATTGTCTATGACGGAAACCCAATCGGAAAGATTTTTGCCGAAATCATTCCGCTGTTATTCCGCGACTCCACTGGACTCCTGCAAGCAGACGACATCATCGAGATGGTGATCGCCGGCACTCCTTTGCGGGGGATCGAGGCAATCGCATCGAACGCGCCGAAAGTGAAGGATTATCTGGTCAGCGCCGCGCCACTACGGGTTGCTGGCGACCGCATCAGCGGCGCCGTGGTGACCATGGTCGATCTTTCGCAGCGCAAGGCTGCTGAAAAGCAGCAAATCCTTCTCATGCGTGAACTCGATCATCGCGTAAAAAACACGCTGACCTTGGTCGCATCTATTAGTAATCGGACGGCTTCCAATTCAGATACGGTGGAGGCTTTCCAGAAGGCATTTTCAGGCCGCATTCAGGCGTTGGCGGCGACCCACACCTTGCTCCTGGGAAATTCCTGGTCATCCCTGAAACTGGGCGATATCGTCATGACCGAGCTTGCACCTTATATCGAATCGACGAAGGAACAGGTCACGGTCGAGGGGTTGAACATTGCGGTCACGCCCCACGGCGCGATAGCTTTTGGGTTGATTGTGCACGAGCTCACGACCAACGCGGTCAAATACGGCGCACTCTCGCAAGAGGGAGGTCACGTCACTGTGCGCGCGGTTGGTCGCGACAGTGAGAAAAATGGCGCCTTTGTCCTCGAATGGCGCGAATCCGGGGGACCGCGCGTCACGCGCCCTGAGCGAAAGGGATTCGGACACACAGTTGTTGAGCGAAGCTTGCAGTATTCTGGCGGGGGTGCGGAGTTCGATTTTGATCCGGCGGGCGTTATCTGCCGCATCGCTATTCCATCGGAGGAATTAAGCTAG
- a CDS encoding beta strand repeat-containing protein gives MKKLLLTSTSILAVAFASQAFAGGSTSYTAQTGHNQSAAITQSGATNGKVGTLADPFVQQDGAGTGGNVISITQTGANNSAQPGGPYWPYSYKVGQSGTTNNATITQSGSNGTVALYQNGTNNGQGTIGSLNGGTANQGPGNNQSIGILQQQSNNQFNIQQRGNNSSVAWSNGVSLEQDASNNTLIANQNGSGLNVSVRQDAPGHGAGYNDVVSTQTGDHNSLTSYQENSAGAWNSKNTITNTQSGSHDTVNVTAQNGTQLTITSNQTGTTDGLYVTSQTGTLNDITNTQSGSSNTATVTNQSGNNEQISNKQTGTGGTATYSQTGAYNVATLQDQKGSGNTFSATQSGVGYNGYTNVILAGQNGNNNSIDMTQSGDWSNKAYLAQGFTIGGTSIAVATARDDNHITGVQGGNSNTAFVSQNSNGNTGSFSQTGVGNTTIVKQ, from the coding sequence ATGAAAAAGCTTTTATTGACCTCGACGAGCATCCTCGCCGTCGCCTTCGCATCGCAGGCTTTCGCGGGTGGTTCGACATCGTATACCGCCCAGACTGGTCACAACCAGTCCGCAGCAATCACTCAGTCTGGCGCGACGAACGGCAAGGTGGGTACGCTCGCCGATCCATTCGTGCAGCAGGATGGTGCTGGCACGGGCGGCAACGTCATCAGCATCACCCAAACCGGCGCCAATAACTCGGCGCAGCCTGGTGGGCCGTACTGGCCCTACAGTTATAAGGTTGGACAATCCGGCACCACCAACAATGCAACGATTACGCAGAGCGGCAGCAATGGCACCGTCGCTCTTTACCAGAATGGCACCAACAACGGTCAGGGGACTATAGGCTCGTTGAACGGCGGTACAGCCAATCAGGGTCCGGGCAACAATCAAAGCATCGGCATTCTTCAACAACAGAGCAACAACCAGTTCAATATCCAGCAGCGTGGGAATAACTCTTCAGTTGCTTGGAGCAATGGCGTTTCGCTGGAGCAGGACGCAAGCAACAATACTCTGATCGCCAATCAGAACGGCAGCGGCCTTAACGTGTCGGTGCGGCAAGATGCACCGGGCCACGGCGCTGGCTACAACGACGTCGTCAGCACACAGACCGGCGATCACAATTCGTTGACCAGTTATCAGGAAAATAGCGCTGGCGCGTGGAACTCAAAGAACACGATTACCAACACGCAGAGCGGCTCTCACGATACAGTCAACGTCACGGCGCAAAATGGTACACAATTGACGATCACGTCGAACCAGACTGGTACCACGGATGGGCTCTATGTTACGAGCCAGACCGGAACGCTGAATGACATTACGAACACGCAGAGTGGTTCTTCCAACACCGCGACGGTGACGAACCAGAGCGGCAACAACGAGCAGATCAGCAACAAGCAGACCGGCACCGGTGGCACGGCTACTTATAGCCAGACGGGTGCCTACAACGTTGCAACGCTGCAGGATCAGAAAGGGAGCGGAAACACTTTCTCCGCGACGCAGTCCGGGGTTGGATATAATGGGTACACCAACGTCATCTTGGCCGGACAAAACGGTAATAACAACTCGATCGACATGACTCAGAGCGGCGACTGGAGCAACAAGGCTTATCTCGCTCAAGGCTTCACGATCGGTGGAACCTCGATCGCTGTTGCGACAGCCCGGGACGACAACCACATCACTGGCGTTCAGGGCGGAAATTCGAATACCGCCTTTGTGTCGCAGAACAGCAACGGCAATACCGGAAGCTTTAGCCAGACGGGCGTCGGCAACACCACGATCGTCAAGCAGTAA
- the csgH gene encoding curli-like amyloid fiber formation chaperone CsgH, translating into MAALDQPPPIVCVIVRQEAGDRVQLRGRVVSPQAGHGVYSLHVVKTGPAGSSNIQMGGPFTLAANVETFVGLANFNVDHNASYTTDFTVTVNDRIYRCALPDGESK; encoded by the coding sequence ATGGCCGCTTTGGATCAGCCGCCTCCGATTGTTTGCGTCATCGTACGCCAGGAGGCCGGAGACCGGGTACAGCTTCGAGGCCGGGTGGTGAGTCCGCAGGCCGGCCACGGCGTCTATTCGCTGCATGTTGTCAAAACCGGCCCGGCGGGATCATCCAACATCCAGATGGGCGGCCCCTTCACGTTAGCAGCGAATGTCGAGACATTTGTCGGCCTCGCCAATTTCAATGTCGATCACAATGCCAGCTATACGACGGATTTCACCGTGACCGTGAACGATCGAATTTATCGTTGCGCATTGCCGGATGGAGAATCGAAATGA
- a CDS encoding curli assembly protein CsgF, whose product MVNLFRCLAGAKLLTQIAATVAGGSIIALTMVGPASAGTLVYQPTNPSFGGNPNNGPNLLNLANAQNIPLANQTKAQAAAAAAGAAGGAGGSAALTPGQIFAQQLQSQLLSSFANQITQAIFGANAQQSGNFSFGTTSINFNKVGGQIQIAINDGTSITNIVVPASP is encoded by the coding sequence ATGGTTAATTTATTTCGTTGCCTGGCCGGCGCTAAGCTGCTGACCCAGATTGCAGCCACGGTGGCCGGTGGCTCTATCATCGCTCTAACGATGGTCGGACCGGCATCGGCCGGCACCTTGGTCTATCAGCCGACCAACCCGTCTTTTGGCGGAAATCCCAACAACGGCCCGAACCTGCTCAATTTGGCCAATGCGCAGAACATCCCACTGGCCAATCAGACCAAGGCCCAGGCCGCTGCGGCGGCGGCGGGTGCGGCCGGCGGGGCGGGGGGCAGCGCCGCGCTGACGCCGGGGCAGATCTTTGCGCAGCAACTGCAGAGCCAGTTGCTAAGCTCGTTCGCCAACCAGATTACGCAGGCGATTTTCGGTGCGAACGCGCAGCAGTCCGGCAATTTTAGCTTTGGGACCACTTCGATCAACTTCAATAAGGTCGGGGGTCAGATCCAGATTGCGATTAACGATGGAACGTCGATTACCAACATTGTCGTGCCCGCGTCGCCTTAG
- a CDS encoding CsgG/HfaB family protein, which yields MKLGGWKVAIVALALGTAGCVQQPGTRELLEEAPTVTAPSATGVELETLPPPRRKVDIALYQFADLTGKNEPNDNLAVFSRAVTQGGTAFVVDALRRAGNGRWFTVVERTGLASLLQERQLITATRKEIDGEAARPLPPLHFAGLIIEGGIVAFDGNVVTGGLGANYLGIGGDTKYRQDTVTVAMRVVSVQSGEVLTSVTTTKTVYSASIQGSAFKYASVNKLLQVEAGITRTEPTQLAVRQAIDLAVYATIIEGARKNLWKFRNPVAQNSLIQKYLAVDKFEPWAPEYRHPMPVSSSEPPRAGLRTLGSAERAESKTATLEPKSSAPAKTAQRGATGTTQQSRLDSSASVPKG from the coding sequence GTGAAATTGGGTGGATGGAAAGTCGCCATCGTCGCGTTGGCGCTGGGCACGGCCGGGTGCGTACAGCAGCCCGGCACACGCGAGCTTCTTGAGGAAGCTCCAACGGTCACAGCGCCGTCGGCAACCGGTGTCGAACTCGAGACGCTGCCGCCGCCGCGGCGAAAAGTGGACATCGCGCTGTATCAATTTGCCGATCTCACCGGCAAGAACGAACCGAATGACAATCTGGCGGTGTTCTCCCGTGCTGTGACCCAGGGTGGCACCGCATTCGTGGTGGACGCATTGCGTCGCGCCGGAAATGGCCGCTGGTTCACCGTGGTCGAGCGGACCGGGCTTGCCAGCCTGCTGCAAGAGCGGCAGCTTATTACCGCGACGCGCAAGGAAATCGATGGCGAGGCCGCGCGCCCGTTGCCGCCGCTGCATTTCGCTGGGCTGATTATCGAGGGTGGCATCGTTGCATTTGACGGCAACGTTGTAACCGGCGGCCTCGGCGCCAACTATCTTGGGATTGGCGGCGATACCAAATATCGCCAGGATACCGTCACCGTCGCCATGCGGGTTGTGTCGGTCCAATCCGGTGAAGTGCTAACCAGTGTCACTACCACCAAGACAGTTTATTCGGCTTCGATTCAGGGCAGCGCTTTCAAATACGCCTCGGTGAACAAGCTGCTTCAAGTCGAGGCCGGCATTACCCGTACCGAGCCAACTCAGCTCGCTGTCCGGCAGGCGATCGATCTGGCGGTCTATGCAACGATCATCGAAGGGGCGCGAAAGAACCTTTGGAAGTTCAGGAACCCCGTTGCTCAGAACAGCCTGATCCAGAAATATCTGGCAGTGGATAAGTTTGAGCCTTGGGCTCCGGAATATCGACACCCGATGCCGGTTTCGAGCAGCGAGCCACCGCGCGCGGGATTGAGAACGCTTGGTAGCGCTGAGCGCGCCGAGTCAAAAACGGCAACTCTCGAACCGAAGAGTTCGGCGCCAGCAAAGACCGCTCAGCGGGGTGCCACCGGCACCACGCAGCAGAGCCGTCTGGATTCCAGCGCATCGGTGCCGAAAGGCTGA